A genomic segment from Leptolyngbya boryana PCC 6306 encodes:
- the nusA gene encoding transcription termination factor NusA, producing MSMVALPGLKDMIDGISRERNLPKHSVQAALKEALMKGYERFRRTQRIDGDGFDEEYFNNFEVELDVEEEGFRVLATKTIVDEVDNSDHQISLTEVQEVAPEAQTGDTVVLDVTPDQGDFGRMAAIQTKQVLAQKLRDQQRKLVQEEFQDLEGTILQARVLRFERQSVIMAVVSGFGQPEVEAELLKRDQLPNDNYRANATFRVYLKKVSEGSHRGPQLLVSRADAGLVVYLFENEVPEIQDDVVRIVAVAREANPPSRHVGPRTKIAVDTLERDVDPVGACIGARGSRIQAVVNELRGEKIDVIRWSPDPSTYIANALSPARVDEVRLVDPEGRQAHVLVGEDQLSLAIGKEGQNVRLAARLTGWKIDIKDSRKYDEAAETEKISALIEARRQSQPAMDEYDDEDDYEEEEVAIAPPVPQPDEEPELEEEPELEEQQV from the coding sequence ATGTCAATGGTCGCCTTGCCCGGACTCAAAGACATGATTGACGGCATTAGCCGTGAACGTAATTTACCCAAGCACTCAGTCCAAGCCGCGCTCAAAGAAGCCCTAATGAAGGGATACGAGCGGTTTCGCCGCACTCAGAGAATCGATGGCGATGGGTTTGACGAAGAATATTTCAATAACTTCGAGGTCGAACTTGATGTCGAAGAAGAAGGCTTCCGCGTATTAGCTACGAAAACGATCGTAGATGAAGTCGATAATTCAGATCACCAAATTTCTTTGACCGAAGTACAAGAAGTTGCACCTGAAGCTCAAACAGGCGATACAGTCGTGCTGGATGTCACCCCCGATCAAGGTGATTTCGGACGCATGGCAGCGATCCAAACCAAGCAAGTTTTGGCGCAAAAGCTGCGCGATCAACAGCGAAAACTCGTTCAAGAAGAATTCCAAGACCTCGAAGGCACAATTTTGCAAGCGCGAGTTCTACGATTCGAGCGGCAGTCGGTGATTATGGCAGTCGTGAGCGGGTTTGGGCAGCCAGAAGTCGAAGCGGAATTGCTCAAACGCGATCAACTGCCAAACGATAATTACCGTGCCAATGCAACGTTCCGCGTTTATCTGAAAAAAGTCAGTGAAGGATCGCATCGAGGTCCACAGTTGCTCGTTTCCAGAGCAGATGCAGGTCTGGTCGTTTACTTGTTTGAAAACGAAGTGCCTGAGATTCAAGATGATGTGGTGCGGATTGTTGCAGTGGCGCGCGAAGCGAACCCTCCTTCCCGCCATGTTGGACCTCGGACTAAAATCGCTGTTGATACTTTAGAACGAGATGTTGATCCAGTTGGAGCCTGCATCGGGGCGCGCGGCTCTCGCATTCAAGCGGTGGTCAATGAATTGCGCGGTGAAAAGATCGATGTCATTCGATGGTCGCCCGATCCGTCCACTTATATTGCCAATGCACTAAGTCCAGCGCGAGTGGATGAAGTGCGCTTAGTTGATCCCGAAGGTCGGCAAGCGCATGTATTAGTCGGTGAAGATCAATTGAGTTTAGCGATCGGCAAAGAAGGTCAAAACGTTCGTCTTGCTGCTCGTTTAACGGGCTGGAAAATTGATATCAAAGACAGCCGTAAATATGATGAAGCGGCTGAAACTGAGAAGATTTCGGCTCTAATCGAAGCACGTCGCCAATCTCAACCCGCCATGGATGAGTATGACGATGAGGATGACTACGAAGAAGAGGAAGTCGCGATCGCTCCTCCAGTCCCACAACCTGACGAAGAACCCGAACTCGAAGAAGAACCCGAACTCGAAGAACAGCAAGTCTAG
- the rpmI gene encoding 50S ribosomal protein L35, with amino-acid sequence MPKLKTRKSAQKRFKATGGGKIQRRRTHGNHLLFHKSMSRRRRIAGGDLVNERDADNVRLMMPYL; translated from the coding sequence ATGCCGAAGCTGAAAACCCGCAAATCTGCACAAAAGCGTTTCAAAGCAACTGGTGGCGGCAAGATCCAACGCCGTCGCACTCACGGAAACCACCTTTTATTCCATAAGAGTATGAGCCGCCGTCGTCGGATCGCAGGAGGCGATTTGGTGAACGAGCGCGATGCAGACAACGTTCGGTTGATGATGCCTTATCTCTAA
- the infB gene encoding translation initiation factor IF-2: MNNGKIRIYDLSKELNLDNRDILAICEQLNIPVKSHSSTITEAETEQIRAAAQKYAASHPSPAKSAPRSTPQSVESRKKTPLNIQKKQQILEIRRPITRSTAAAEASEVRPPQSPTAPQAPSARAAEPPRPSRPATPSGPSLTEAPTPTEPPASEPQVEVSSAPPVAPAEPVEERAVQPSAPVPTLQTPAPARPATPAPARPSLVNKPVLKRDKPAASEAGSSDNRRPTREGSGEKPQRPSINRRPGGPVKPGEAAPKPQQIVELRRPKPAQAEDASASEGATAPVLRNRPVKPAAPDPTAPAPDLTLNKPTPPRRRTKGWEEEEEDVQEVEKAAKLGKGKRRAQPRIQDDDDDDLDLFGNDDEGAVSSAQVSLSLARPAKPKNLPGQQQVRPVATAAPTQRKRNNFRDRRNRNNEPEKQERPEIITLTGGLTVQELSNLLAISPTEIITKLFMKGIAATITQMLDVQTATMVAEEYDILVEVGTKEAAAKKLTEMIDADDLDYLHRRPPVVTIMGHVDHGKTTLLDSIRKTKVAAGEAGGITQHIGAYHVDVMHNDAMQQVVFLDTPGHEAFTAMRARGARVTDVAILVVAADDGVQPQTVEAISHAKAAEVPIIVAINKVDKEGAQPDRVKQELTEYNLVPEEWGGDTIMVPVSALTGDNLDTLLDMILLVSEVEDLSANPDRPARGTVIEAHLDKAKGPVATLLIQNGTLRVGDVLVAGSALGKVRAMVDDRGHRVQEASPSFAVEVLGLSDVPAAGDEFQVFQDEKEARATASDRADEQRQSRLLAAMSSRRVSLNTLSAKAQEGELKELNLVLKADVQGSIEAILGALSQLPQNEVQVRVLFSAPGEISETDVDLAAASDAVIIGFNTTLAPGARQAADRAGVDVRDYNIIYNLLDDVQGAMEGLLEPELVEEALGQAEVRAVFPVGRGAVAGCYVQSGKLIRNCKIRIHRGGKLIYSGTLDSLKRMKEDAREVNTGYECGIGLDDFKDWVEGDTIEAYKMVTKRRTLAR, encoded by the coding sequence ATGAACAACGGCAAAATTAGAATTTACGACCTATCGAAAGAGTTAAATCTCGACAATCGAGATATACTCGCCATCTGCGAACAACTAAATATTCCGGTTAAAAGTCATAGCAGCACGATTACAGAAGCGGAAACTGAACAAATCCGCGCTGCTGCCCAAAAGTACGCTGCCAGCCACCCATCTCCGGCAAAAAGCGCACCCCGTTCTACCCCCCAATCTGTTGAATCTCGAAAGAAAACGCCCTTGAATATTCAGAAGAAACAGCAAATTCTCGAAATCCGTCGCCCTATTACGCGATCGACCGCCGCAGCGGAAGCCTCAGAGGTTCGCCCGCCGCAATCACCGACTGCACCCCAAGCGCCCTCTGCTCGCGCAGCAGAGCCTCCTCGTCCGAGCCGCCCTGCGACTCCTTCAGGGCCGAGCCTGACCGAAGCACCGACCCCAACTGAGCCGCCCGCTTCTGAACCTCAAGTTGAAGTATCTTCGGCTCCTCCTGTAGCTCCGGCAGAACCTGTGGAAGAACGTGCTGTACAGCCCAGTGCTCCAGTTCCAACCCTGCAAACTCCAGCGCCAGCGCGCCCCGCTACTCCAGCACCAGCGCGTCCTTCGCTCGTGAACAAACCTGTACTCAAGCGGGACAAGCCAGCCGCGAGTGAGGCAGGAAGTTCTGATAATCGTCGCCCGACGAGAGAAGGCAGCGGCGAAAAACCCCAGCGTCCTAGCATCAATCGCCGTCCTGGCGGACCTGTGAAGCCGGGAGAAGCTGCTCCAAAACCGCAGCAAATTGTGGAACTGCGGAGACCCAAACCTGCGCAAGCTGAAGACGCATCTGCCTCAGAAGGAGCGACTGCTCCAGTGCTGCGGAATCGCCCTGTGAAGCCTGCTGCTCCAGATCCAACCGCACCCGCTCCGGATCTCACACTGAACAAACCTACACCTCCTCGTAGACGCACAAAAGGCTGGGAGGAAGAAGAGGAAGACGTTCAAGAAGTCGAAAAAGCCGCGAAGTTGGGTAAAGGCAAGCGTCGCGCTCAGCCTAGAATTCAGGATGACGACGACGACGATCTCGATCTGTTCGGCAATGACGATGAGGGAGCAGTGAGTTCTGCTCAAGTTAGCCTCTCGCTTGCTCGTCCCGCCAAACCGAAAAATCTGCCTGGACAACAGCAAGTTCGCCCGGTTGCAACAGCAGCGCCGACTCAGCGCAAACGGAATAATTTCCGCGATCGCCGCAATCGGAACAACGAACCCGAAAAACAAGAGCGTCCTGAAATCATTACCTTAACGGGTGGGTTAACCGTTCAAGAATTGTCAAATCTCTTGGCAATTTCACCAACGGAGATCATTACCAAGCTCTTTATGAAGGGCATCGCGGCAACGATCACTCAGATGTTGGACGTTCAAACTGCCACGATGGTGGCAGAAGAGTACGACATCCTTGTGGAAGTCGGTACCAAAGAAGCAGCAGCCAAGAAACTGACTGAGATGATCGATGCGGATGATTTAGATTATCTGCACCGCCGTCCACCGGTCGTCACGATCATGGGTCACGTAGACCACGGTAAAACCACCCTGCTCGACTCAATTCGGAAAACGAAAGTTGCAGCCGGAGAAGCAGGCGGTATCACCCAACACATTGGGGCATATCACGTCGATGTCATGCACAACGACGCGATGCAACAGGTCGTCTTCTTGGATACACCGGGCCACGAAGCGTTCACTGCAATGCGGGCACGTGGGGCACGGGTCACTGACGTAGCGATTCTTGTTGTTGCAGCCGATGACGGGGTACAGCCTCAGACGGTTGAAGCGATCAGTCACGCGAAGGCAGCAGAAGTGCCGATCATCGTGGCGATTAACAAAGTAGATAAAGAAGGGGCACAGCCCGATCGCGTTAAGCAAGAATTAACCGAGTACAACCTTGTGCCGGAAGAATGGGGTGGCGATACGATCATGGTTCCGGTGAGTGCGTTAACCGGGGACAATCTCGATACGCTGCTCGATATGATTCTGCTCGTCTCTGAAGTTGAGGATCTATCGGCAAATCCGGATCGTCCTGCAAGAGGAACCGTGATTGAAGCGCACTTAGACAAGGCGAAAGGCCCTGTTGCAACTTTGCTGATTCAGAATGGTACGCTGCGTGTCGGTGACGTGCTGGTTGCTGGATCTGCCTTGGGTAAAGTGCGGGCAATGGTTGACGATCGCGGTCATCGCGTTCAAGAAGCTTCGCCCTCATTTGCAGTGGAAGTCCTCGGTTTGAGCGATGTTCCAGCCGCAGGGGATGAATTCCAAGTCTTCCAAGATGAGAAGGAAGCACGAGCAACGGCTTCGGATCGTGCCGATGAGCAACGACAATCGAGACTGTTGGCAGCGATGTCTTCTCGTCGGGTGAGCTTGAATACGCTTTCAGCGAAGGCGCAAGAAGGCGAACTCAAGGAACTGAATCTCGTCTTGAAGGCGGACGTACAGGGATCGATCGAAGCGATTCTGGGTGCGTTAAGTCAGTTGCCTCAGAACGAAGTGCAGGTGCGGGTCTTGTTCTCAGCTCCGGGTGAAATCTCAGAGACAGACGTTGACTTAGCAGCGGCTTCTGATGCAGTCATTATTGGCTTCAACACCACATTAGCTCCCGGTGCGCGTCAAGCCGCCGATCGAGCAGGTGTTGATGTCCGCGACTACAACATCATTTACAACTTGTTGGATGATGTTCAGGGTGCGATGGAAGGTCTGCTCGAACCTGAATTGGTTGAAGAGGCACTTGGACAAGCAGAAGTGCGGGCAGTATTCCCGGTTGGACGGGGTGCTGTTGCGGGCTGTTATGTTCAGTCAGGTAAGCTGATTCGGAACTGTAAGATTCGGATTCATCGCGGTGGTAAGCTCATCTACTCTGGCACTTTGGATTCACTGAAGCGGATGAAAGAAGATGCGCGGGAAGTGAATACGGGTTACGAGTGCGGTATCGGTCTGGATGACTTCAAGGATTGGGTCGAAGGCGATACCATCGAGGCTTATAAGATGGTCACGAAACGTCGCACGCTAGCTCGATAA
- the rplT gene encoding 50S ribosomal protein L20 encodes MARVKRGNVARKRRKKILKLAKGFRGSHSKLFRTANQQVMKALRNAYRDRRKKKRDFRRLWITRINAAARIHGVSYSQLIGKLKKADIVINRKMLAQLAVLDPDGFAKVVEKAVKA; translated from the coding sequence ATGGCACGGGTTAAGCGCGGCAATGTTGCTCGGAAACGCCGCAAGAAAATTTTGAAGTTAGCGAAGGGCTTCCGTGGCTCTCACTCTAAGCTGTTCCGCACCGCGAATCAGCAAGTTATGAAGGCATTGCGGAATGCATACCGCGATCGCCGCAAGAAGAAACGTGATTTCCGCCGGTTGTGGATCACTCGGATCAATGCTGCGGCTCGCATTCATGGCGTGAGCTATAGCCAATTGATTGGCAAGCTGAAGAAGGCTGATATTGTGATCAACCGCAAGATGCTGGCACAACTCGCAGTTCTCGATCCCGATGGATTTGCGAAAGTTGTCGAAAAGGCTGTTAAGGCTTAG
- a CDS encoding iron uptake porin, producing MMKVKKLKFEMQVSLASLVAGSISLAAGNAIAAEPTSELNQIPSVSELSRPTAPTMSQVTSVSQLSDVRPTDWAFQALQSLVERYGCIAGYPDRTYRGNRALTRYEFAAGLNACLDRVNELIAAATADLVKKEDLATLQKLQEQFAAELATLRGRVDSLEARTSTLEKQQFSTTTKLSGEAIFSVANGYESGDAGNDANTVFNNRVRLNLNTSFTGKDLLITGLQAQNFGASGIAGGSGSSIAQTLGYADPVFGSNSNVRLSYEPQFPTVDPSTLTGKGANNSLSLYKLLYIFPVADKVTAFAGTSAEVSDAFPSVLPWASEGQGALSRFASLPAAQRVSGGTSQTGLAAAAGVIFNISDAIDFRALYGSVNANIPGNRGLGGGTPLGAGVGGGSYVAAAQLTVKPSQAFTVALNYAHSYHQINILGTGLSSSDIGAVNLPGGLTLGNLNQGIKMNTLGATAAFRLSQNITLAGSYSHIFADLVDVDAGTNFNSWLVGLYVTDILKKGNSAGLIFGQPLKRVSTDGIASNPENRTPYQVEGFFNFRVNDNLSITPGVFAIFNPEGQSTNGTAIVPVIRTTFTF from the coding sequence ATGATGAAGGTGAAAAAATTAAAATTTGAGATGCAGGTGAGCCTAGCGAGCCTGGTTGCGGGATCGATCAGTTTAGCTGCCGGAAATGCGATCGCGGCTGAACCTACCTCCGAGTTAAATCAAATCCCTTCCGTCTCTGAGTTGAGCCGTCCAACAGCTCCAACAATGTCACAAGTGACCTCTGTATCACAGCTTTCAGATGTCAGACCGACCGATTGGGCGTTTCAGGCATTGCAATCCTTGGTAGAGCGGTATGGCTGTATTGCAGGCTATCCCGATCGCACCTATCGCGGCAATCGTGCCTTGACCCGATACGAATTTGCAGCAGGATTGAATGCCTGTCTCGATCGCGTCAACGAATTAATCGCGGCTGCAACGGCTGATCTGGTCAAGAAAGAAGATTTAGCAACCCTACAAAAACTGCAAGAACAATTTGCCGCAGAACTGGCAACACTGCGCGGACGCGTGGACTCTCTCGAAGCGAGAACCTCAACGCTGGAAAAACAGCAATTCTCCACAACAACCAAACTCTCTGGAGAGGCAATTTTCAGTGTGGCAAATGGCTACGAGTCAGGCGATGCCGGAAATGATGCCAATACCGTCTTCAACAACCGCGTCCGCCTCAATCTCAACACGAGTTTCACTGGAAAAGACCTGTTAATCACTGGATTGCAGGCTCAAAACTTCGGTGCAAGTGGAATTGCAGGGGGTAGCGGCTCTAGTATTGCTCAAACCTTGGGCTATGCTGATCCCGTCTTTGGCTCTAACAGCAATGTCAGACTTTCTTATGAGCCTCAGTTTCCCACGGTTGATCCTTCAACGCTGACTGGAAAAGGCGCAAACAACAGCCTGTCTCTCTACAAACTGCTTTACATCTTCCCCGTTGCAGACAAAGTCACCGCATTTGCTGGAACGAGTGCAGAAGTTTCGGACGCGTTCCCATCCGTCTTGCCCTGGGCAAGTGAAGGACAGGGCGCACTCTCTCGCTTTGCGTCGCTTCCAGCCGCTCAGCGAGTTTCCGGTGGAACCTCTCAAACAGGTTTAGCAGCGGCAGCAGGGGTGATCTTTAATATCTCCGACGCGATCGACTTCCGGGCTTTGTATGGAAGTGTCAACGCGAACATTCCTGGCAACCGTGGCTTAGGCGGTGGGACTCCACTGGGCGCAGGCGTTGGCGGCGGAAGCTACGTTGCAGCGGCTCAACTGACGGTAAAACCCAGTCAGGCGTTCACTGTGGCACTGAACTACGCTCATAGTTATCACCAAATCAATATTTTGGGTACGGGTCTGAGCAGTTCTGATATTGGCGCAGTCAATCTACCAGGCGGTTTGACCTTAGGAAATCTGAACCAAGGGATCAAAATGAACACCCTGGGGGCAACTGCCGCATTCCGCCTCTCGCAAAACATCACCTTAGCAGGCTCTTACAGCCATATCTTTGCAGATCTCGTCGATGTCGATGCAGGAACAAACTTTAACTCCTGGTTGGTCGGACTTTATGTGACCGATATTCTCAAAAAGGGCAATTCAGCGGGTCTGATTTTTGGTCAACCGTTGAAGCGAGTCAGCACAGATGGCATTGCAAGCAATCCTGAAAATCGCACCCCCTATCAGGTTGAAGGCTTTTTCAACTTCCGAGTCAACGACAATCTGAGCATTACACCCGGAGTGTTTGCTATTTTCAATCCAGAAGGGCAAAGCACGAATGGAACAGCGATCGTGCCTGTGATTCGGACGACCTTTACGTTCTAG
- a CDS encoding tetratricopeptide repeat protein: MDSVASPILYISLLLVLLGSVAFFVVRQVLKTRRIESALSRLQSKLNKEKGTAEEYYELGSILLEKRLFTQAIAQFQKAIKLETLEGQDLAAVYNALGFAYFAQEQYDLAIKQYKEALKLLPEYVTALNNLGHSYERKQLASPALECYEQALVIEPSNQTAKRRAESLRKRLVTSA, encoded by the coding sequence ATGGATAGTGTAGCCTCTCCAATCCTTTACATCTCGCTTTTGCTCGTTTTACTGGGCAGTGTTGCGTTCTTTGTGGTTCGGCAAGTTCTGAAAACTCGTCGGATCGAGAGCGCTCTTTCTCGACTTCAAAGCAAACTGAACAAAGAAAAAGGCACTGCTGAAGAATATTACGAACTTGGGAGCATTTTGCTCGAGAAGCGGTTATTTACTCAAGCGATCGCTCAATTCCAAAAAGCGATCAAGCTTGAAACGCTCGAAGGTCAAGATCTTGCAGCGGTCTACAATGCTTTGGGATTTGCCTACTTTGCTCAAGAACAGTACGATCTTGCGATTAAACAGTACAAAGAAGCACTGAAGCTTTTGCCTGAGTATGTGACAGCGTTAAATAATCTTGGGCATTCCTATGAGCGCAAGCAACTCGCGTCGCCAGCATTGGAATGTTATGAGCAGGCTTTAGTGATCGAACCGAGCAATCAGACAGCAAAGCGGCGGGCTGAGTCGTTGCGGAAACGATTGGTCACTTCAGCATAA
- a CDS encoding transporter substrate-binding domain-containing protein, whose protein sequence is MLKRFVAICSLYVMGAQLFASPSLCAAEIAQNRKLVVAVKDNVRPLGFRDAQGRLQGFEIDIAKRLAEELLGSSAAIEFQPVSNRDRLQVVIDGKVDFAIARVTVNSSRARIVAFSEPYYLDGTGFVTKNSAIRSEQELTNQTVAVLNHASTIATLKYRFPQLQLVGVDSYAAGKQLLESGTVIAFAADASILAGWVQESPEYRVLPFRVSTEPLAIVFPKGLEADQLRRSVDQVIRRWKAEGWLQQRANYWGLP, encoded by the coding sequence ATGCTGAAGCGATTCGTCGCAATCTGTAGTTTGTACGTTATGGGGGCGCAGTTGTTTGCGTCCCCATCTTTGTGTGCAGCCGAGATCGCCCAAAACCGTAAGCTGGTTGTTGCGGTGAAAGATAATGTTCGCCCGCTTGGATTTCGGGACGCTCAAGGCAGATTGCAAGGCTTTGAGATTGATATTGCGAAGCGATTAGCCGAGGAATTATTGGGAAGTTCAGCGGCGATCGAATTCCAACCCGTCTCGAATCGCGATCGACTGCAAGTGGTCATTGATGGAAAAGTCGATTTTGCGATCGCGCGGGTCACGGTAAACTCTTCTCGCGCTCGAATTGTTGCGTTTAGTGAACCTTACTACTTGGATGGAACAGGATTTGTGACTAAAAATTCTGCGATTCGGAGTGAGCAGGAGTTAACGAATCAGACGGTTGCTGTTTTGAATCATGCCAGCACTATTGCAACTCTGAAGTATCGATTCCCACAGCTTCAACTGGTTGGAGTGGATTCTTATGCAGCGGGAAAGCAGTTGCTTGAATCGGGAACAGTGATCGCGTTTGCCGCAGATGCGAGTATTCTCGCCGGGTGGGTGCAAGAATCTCCAGAATATCGAGTTTTGCCATTTCGAGTTTCAACTGAACCTTTGGCGATCGTTTTCCCGAAAGGGCTTGAGGCTGATCAACTTCGCCGCAGTGTAGATCAAGTGATTCGACGCTGGAAAGCTGAAGGATGGTTACAGCAACGAGCTAACTATTGGGGACTTCCTTGA
- a CDS encoding YlxR family protein — MRSLKLRSHPVLFFMLPNYRRCICCRKVAPKAEFLRIVRLHPSHEIAINTGIGRSAYLCPTADCLKAVQKKDRLSRVLKAPVPPEIYQTLQPSLQPKTKI; from the coding sequence ATGAGATCGCTAAAATTGAGATCTCATCCTGTGTTGTTTTTCATGCTCCCGAATTACCGTCGCTGCATCTGTTGTCGCAAAGTCGCACCAAAAGCCGAGTTTTTGCGTATCGTTCGTCTCCATCCATCGCATGAAATCGCGATCAATACTGGCATAGGACGCTCCGCCTATCTCTGTCCGACCGCAGACTGTCTCAAAGCAGTTCAAAAAAAAGATCGCCTCAGTCGCGTCCTCAAAGCCCCCGTCCCGCCTGAGATCTACCAAACTTTACAACCCTCGCTTCAGCCAAAAACGAAAATCTAA
- the rimP gene encoding ribosome maturation factor RimP yields MAHPLIPQVLEVAAPVAETLGLEVVHAVFHTNQNPPVLRIDVRNQQADTGLVDCERMSRALEPILDELIPDQYVLEVSSPGISKLLTSDREFISFRGFPAMVTTSEPYQGHIYWEGNLIRRDETNVYISKKGRTISIPRTLITSVQLTESEED; encoded by the coding sequence ATGGCACATCCTTTGATTCCTCAAGTTTTAGAAGTTGCGGCTCCAGTCGCGGAGACGCTCGGTCTAGAAGTGGTTCATGCGGTGTTTCACACGAATCAGAATCCTCCTGTCCTCAGAATTGATGTGCGTAATCAACAAGCCGATACGGGACTTGTGGATTGTGAACGGATGAGTCGGGCATTGGAACCGATTTTGGATGAATTGATTCCGGATCAGTATGTGCTGGAAGTTTCTAGCCCCGGAATTTCTAAATTGCTGACGAGCGATCGAGAATTCATTTCTTTCCGCGGCTTTCCCGCCATGGTCACGACATCAGAACCTTATCAAGGTCATATCTACTGGGAAGGCAATCTGATTCGACGCGACGAAACCAACGTCTACATCAGCAAAAAAGGACGTACAATTTCGATTCCTCGAACCCTGATCACGAGCGTTCAACTGACCGAAAGCGAAGAAGACTAA